From bacterium, the proteins below share one genomic window:
- the tnpB gene encoding IS66 family insertion sequence element accessory protein TnpB, producing MRKSYDGLSAIVEHELAADPLSGHLFLFCNRKRNRMKVLCWDRTGLWVCAKRLEQGTFAWPQTDATSIEMTSEEFALLVGGIDLAQTKRRRWYTRRTGDKTKRRTLEEKLQRYAKIP from the coding sequence ATGCGCAAATCGTACGACGGCCTCTCTGCGATCGTGGAGCACGAACTGGCGGCGGATCCGCTTTCGGGACACCTCTTCCTGTTTTGCAACCGCAAGCGCAACCGGATGAAGGTACTTTGTTGGGATCGAACCGGACTGTGGGTATGCGCGAAGAGACTTGAGCAAGGCACGTTCGCCTGGCCGCAGACGGACGCGACGTCGATCGAGATGACGTCCGAGGAATTCGCGCTCCTCGTGGGTGGCATTGACCTCGCGCAGACAAAGCGGCGTCGTTGGTACACACGGCGCACGGGAGACAAGACGAAGCGAAGGACACTCGAAGAAAAACTTCAGCGCTACGCGAAAATCCCTTGA